In Candidatus Methylomirabilis lanthanidiphila, the genomic window ATGCTCGGCATGTTGCTGGCCAACCGCCTGGCCGTCAGTCGGCCCGCTGCGCTTCTGCCGGCCCTTGTCGTGTATGGGATCGGCGGCGCCGTCCGCATACGAAGCGAGGACAAGTTACTGCGGGAGATGTTCGGTCGGGAGTTCGAGGTCTATGCGCGCCGCGTCCCGGCCGTATTTCCGCGTCTCGAGCAATGGCTGATCCGAGGGGTTACATTTTCCTGAACTTAATCACCTTGTACTGCAGCCTTTCCGTTCGAGAAAGCCATTCCAAGAGCCGTGTGGCCCTGATCATCTTCCGTAATCCCCGCCTCTCACTGGCGCGCATCAGACTGAGGAGCAACGGGTAGGTCGGGAGCGTATGGATGGTGATGTCGCGCTCCAGTTCAAGATCCAGGCCGGTAGCGCACCCCATTTCCCGGTAGCTTCCATCCACCCAGCCTGAGCCCATTGTGCCCCAGCTACTTGAGATCTGGCGCCTGAGCCACTGGCCCGAGAGACTCGACGCGTCGCCCAGGTGGAGAGGGATAAAATCGGAAAGCGCCAACCGGCCTCCTGTACGGAGGACCCGCGACGCCTCCTTTAAGAAGCTGAGGCGGGAGGGAAAATGGAAGATGCACTCGACTGCCAGGACCCTGTCGAAGCAACCGTCCGTAAAAGGCAGGGAGCAGGCATCT contains:
- a CDS encoding type 11 methyltransferase translates to MSLTSYDLLLEERRREDSAARVFERFMHWGYWENPRDATGEIADYVQAMDRLNAQILSASELRDHQAVLDAGCGIGGTLASINESRSGMCLAGVNIAPRQIAIAREAVQAKNNNSILFVEADACSLPFTDGCFDRVLAVECIFHFPSRLSFLKEASRVLRTGGRLALSDFIPLHLGDASSLSGQWLRRQISSSWGTMGSGWVDGSYREMGCATGLDLELERDITIHTLPTYPLLLSLMRASERRGLRKMIRATRLLEWLSRTERLQYKVIKFRKM